One genomic region from Streptomyces sp. NBC_00457 encodes:
- a CDS encoding universal stress protein, whose translation MLQPVIAGVDGSAESLAAAEWAAREALRRERPLRLVHVWNWHPRQAGSEMANAAQRHLARRSLRQAEERVRAACPGVRVEDEQMEGPATPALLKAAEGADLLVLGSRGLSGFTGFLVGSVALGVVAKASRPVVLIRAGDEPEDEHLPAVDGSASTRTGYRDVVLGLDLGDPCDEVIEFGFQEARLRRARLRVVHAWQPPSAISLGPGDIALVDDPYRGEEWQGFLSAVLQVWRDKYPDVEVVECVPKDKATTALVRAASGASLLVVGHRLAERPVGPRTGPVTHAAIHHVGCPVAVVPHE comes from the coding sequence ATGCTTCAGCCTGTGATTGCCGGAGTCGACGGATCCGCCGAGAGTCTGGCAGCGGCCGAGTGGGCGGCGCGCGAAGCCTTGCGCCGCGAGCGTCCCCTGCGTCTGGTGCACGTCTGGAACTGGCACCCGCGTCAGGCGGGTAGCGAGATGGCCAACGCGGCGCAACGGCACCTGGCGCGGCGTTCCTTGCGCCAGGCGGAGGAGCGTGTGCGAGCCGCCTGCCCCGGAGTGCGAGTGGAGGACGAGCAGATGGAGGGGCCCGCGACGCCGGCCCTGCTGAAGGCGGCGGAAGGGGCCGACCTGTTGGTGCTGGGCTCTCGCGGGCTCAGCGGTTTCACCGGATTCCTCGTGGGTTCGGTCGCGCTGGGCGTCGTGGCGAAGGCCTCACGTCCTGTCGTACTCATCCGGGCCGGAGACGAGCCGGAGGACGAACATCTGCCGGCGGTTGACGGCAGTGCCTCCACGCGCACCGGCTACCGGGACGTGGTGCTCGGTCTGGATCTCGGTGATCCGTGCGACGAGGTCATCGAGTTCGGATTCCAGGAGGCACGGCTGCGCCGAGCCCGACTGCGCGTCGTGCACGCGTGGCAGCCGCCCTCCGCGATCAGCCTGGGGCCGGGAGACATCGCTCTGGTCGACGACCCCTACCGCGGGGAGGAGTGGCAGGGGTTCCTGTCCGCTGTGCTTCAAGTGTGGCGGGACAAGTATCCCGATGTCGAGGTTGTCGAGTGCGTGCCGAAGGACAAGGCGACGACCGCCCTCGTCCGGGCCGCCTCCGGAGCGAGCCTGCTCGTCGTCGGCCACCGCCTGGCCGAGCGGCCGGTCGGCCCCCGCACTGGACCAGTGACCCACGCCGCCATCCATCACGTCGGCTGCCCCGTGGCCGTCGTACCGCATGAGTGA
- a CDS encoding glycoside hydrolase family 65 protein, translated as MTAGTDWTWEYDGYEAADERLRESLCTLGNGYFATRGAFPECVADEVHYPGTYVAGCYNRLTSDVAGRRVENEDMVNVPNWLSLRFRPVGGEWLVPDAVTVLDHRQVLHLASGLLERLTRYALGEGRALFVRQQRFVHMADPHLAVLRTEFTAEGFAGALNVEATLDGEVTNSGVARYRALDGRHLTHVHTGTAAPDTVWLRCRTRTSDIRIGMAARLTADAPVADRHEGPCATQRVRLDLAPGRTVTVDKTIALHTSRDPAISDPLAAAIDRVGRAPGFDDLLEAHLTAWDRLWRRAALDIADGEAGSILRLHLFHVLQTLSPHTADLDVGVPARGLHGEAYRGHVFWDELFVLPYLNLHFPEVSRALLRYRHRRLDEACTAALKAGRRGALYPWQSGSDGREETQRLHLNPHSGRWLPDHSHLQYHVGSAIAYNVWQYCEASGDAEFLHTKGAEMLLQIARFWADSAVYDESLGRHRIRGVVGPDEYHDAYPDAKLPGLDDNAYTNVTAAWVLTRTLEVLQALPEPRRRELLERTGLDGGELEQWEDVSRTLHVPFHRGVISQFEGYGDLAELDWDRYRKRYDDIRRLDRILEAEGDTVNRYQASKQADVLMLGYLFSPAELQSLFSRLGYRLDEGTWSRTVDYYLDRTSHGSTLSGLVHGWVLARARRAEAWMFCQEALRGDIADLQGGTTGEGIHLGAMAGTLDLVQRGLTGLETRSGALWLDPVPLPELSSYGFAVQYQGHWGVRLRLERGRLEIAVPSSDRDPIDVRLPNRTVCLQPGETYQLMLPD; from the coding sequence GTGACGGCAGGGACGGACTGGACCTGGGAGTACGACGGGTATGAAGCGGCAGACGAACGCCTCAGGGAGTCGCTGTGCACCCTGGGCAACGGGTACTTCGCCACCCGTGGCGCGTTCCCGGAGTGCGTCGCCGACGAGGTGCACTACCCCGGCACGTATGTCGCCGGCTGCTACAACCGGCTCACCTCGGACGTGGCCGGACGCCGCGTCGAGAACGAGGACATGGTCAACGTCCCGAACTGGCTGTCGCTGCGCTTCCGCCCGGTCGGCGGAGAGTGGCTCGTGCCGGATGCGGTGACGGTGCTCGACCACAGGCAGGTGCTGCATCTCGCCTCCGGGCTGTTGGAGCGCCTTACTCGGTACGCGCTCGGGGAGGGACGGGCGCTGTTCGTTCGGCAGCAGCGGTTCGTGCACATGGCCGATCCCCATCTGGCGGTCCTGCGTACCGAGTTCACCGCCGAGGGCTTCGCCGGTGCCCTCAACGTCGAGGCGACGCTCGACGGGGAGGTCACCAACTCCGGGGTCGCGCGGTACCGCGCGTTGGACGGGCGACACCTGACCCACGTCCATACGGGCACGGCTGCCCCGGACACGGTGTGGCTGCGGTGCCGGACCCGTACCTCGGACATCCGCATCGGCATGGCGGCCCGTCTGACCGCCGACGCGCCTGTCGCGGACCGGCACGAGGGTCCGTGTGCCACGCAGCGCGTACGCCTTGACCTGGCACCGGGCCGTACCGTCACCGTCGACAAGACCATCGCCCTGCACACCTCCCGCGACCCCGCGATCAGTGATCCGCTGGCCGCCGCTATCGACCGGGTGGGGCGGGCGCCGGGCTTCGATGACCTGCTCGAAGCTCACCTCACGGCCTGGGACCGTCTGTGGCGTCGGGCCGCACTCGACATCGCCGACGGGGAGGCTGGCAGCATCCTGCGGCTGCATCTCTTCCACGTCCTGCAGACCCTCTCGCCGCACACCGCCGACCTGGACGTGGGCGTGCCGGCCCGGGGACTGCACGGCGAGGCGTACCGGGGGCACGTCTTCTGGGACGAGCTGTTCGTGCTGCCGTACCTGAATCTGCACTTCCCGGAGGTGTCCCGGGCCCTGCTCCGGTACCGTCACCGGCGCCTGGACGAGGCCTGCACTGCCGCTCTGAAGGCGGGCCGGAGGGGTGCGCTGTATCCGTGGCAGAGCGGCAGCGACGGCCGCGAGGAGACCCAGCGGCTCCACCTCAACCCCCATTCGGGGCGCTGGCTGCCGGACCACTCCCACCTTCAGTACCACGTCGGCTCGGCGATCGCGTACAACGTGTGGCAGTACTGCGAGGCGAGCGGCGACGCCGAGTTCCTGCACACCAAGGGTGCCGAGATGCTGCTGCAGATCGCCCGCTTCTGGGCGGACTCGGCGGTCTACGACGAGAGTCTGGGCCGGCACCGGATCCGGGGCGTGGTCGGCCCGGATGAGTACCACGACGCCTACCCCGACGCGAAGCTGCCCGGCCTCGACGACAACGCGTACACCAACGTCACCGCCGCGTGGGTGCTCACCCGCACCCTGGAGGTGCTGCAAGCCCTGCCCGAACCCCGCCGCCGCGAACTCCTCGAACGCACCGGCCTGGACGGCGGCGAACTCGAACAATGGGAGGACGTCTCCCGCACCCTCCACGTGCCCTTCCACCGGGGAGTCATCAGCCAGTTCGAGGGCTATGGCGACCTCGCCGAACTCGACTGGGACCGCTACCGCAAGCGCTACGACGACATCCGACGACTGGACCGGATCCTGGAGGCGGAGGGCGACACCGTCAACCGTTACCAGGCGTCCAAACAGGCCGACGTGCTGATGCTCGGCTACCTGTTCTCGCCTGCCGAACTCCAGTCGCTCTTCAGTCGGTTGGGGTACCGGCTCGACGAGGGCACCTGGTCACGCACCGTCGACTACTACCTGGATCGAACCAGCCATGGCTCGACACTCAGCGGCCTGGTCCATGGCTGGGTGCTGGCCAGGGCCCGGCGGGCCGAGGCGTGGATGTTCTGCCAGGAGGCCCTGCGGGGTGACATCGCGGACCTCCAGGGCGGCACCACCGGTGAGGGCATCCACCTCGGCGCCATGGCCGGCACCCTCGACCTCGTCCAGCGTGGACTGACCGGGCTGGAGACCCGCAGCGGGGCGCTGTGGCTCGACCCCGTGCCGCTGCCGGAGCTGTCGTCGTACGGGTTCGCTGTCCAGTACCAGGGTCATTGGGGCGTAAGGCTCCGGCTGGAGCGCGGACGGCTGGAGATCGCGGTGCCGTCCTCCGACCGTGATCCGATCGACGTCCGCCTTCCGAACCGCACGGTCTGTCTCCAACCGGGGGAGACCTACCAACTGATGCTTCCCGACTGA
- a CDS encoding HAD family hydrolase translates to MNPPAAPPETSRSALAPALRDIQAVVFDTDGVITDSARVHAAAWRTAFDAHLRAHPPEDPQQRRPFDPVDDYLRYVDGKSRLDGAAAFLASRGLDASADTVTSVAAYKERLFTERLRTHGVDAYPGTVRLVRALRRAGVPVAAASASRHAGELLAHAGVLNLFDALVDGGEAARLGLAGKPQPDLFLEAVRRLRVAAARAAVVEDALAGVEAGRNGGFALVVGVDRAAGTDTGARLLRHGADIVVRDLGELLAGGAPQ, encoded by the coding sequence GTGAATCCACCGGCCGCGCCGCCCGAGACGTCCCGCAGTGCACTCGCGCCCGCACTGCGGGACATCCAAGCTGTCGTCTTCGACACCGACGGGGTGATCACCGACTCGGCCCGGGTGCACGCCGCCGCCTGGCGGACCGCCTTCGACGCCCATCTGCGCGCCCACCCGCCCGAGGATCCGCAGCAGCGGCGCCCGTTCGACCCGGTCGACGACTACCTGCGGTACGTGGACGGCAAGTCCCGCCTCGACGGCGCCGCCGCATTCCTCGCTTCCCGCGGCCTCGACGCGTCGGCCGACACGGTGACGTCCGTCGCCGCCTACAAGGAAAGGCTGTTCACGGAACGGCTGCGCACCCACGGTGTCGACGCTTATCCGGGGACGGTCCGGCTGGTGCGTGCCCTGCGCCGCGCAGGGGTACCCGTGGCGGCGGCCTCCGCCTCCCGGCACGCGGGTGAACTCCTCGCCCACGCTGGGGTGCTGAACCTCTTCGACGCCCTGGTCGACGGCGGGGAGGCGGCCCGGCTGGGCCTGGCGGGCAAGCCGCAGCCCGACCTCTTCCTGGAGGCGGTCCGCCGCCTCCGTGTCGCTGCCGCTCGTGCGGCGGTTGTCGAGGATGCGCTGGCGGGTGTGGAGGCGGGCCGCAACGGTGGGTTCGCGCTCGTCGTCGGCGTGGACCGGGCCGCCGGTACGGACACCGGCGCGAGACTGCTGCGGCACGGCGCCGACATCGTCGTACGAGATCTGGGAGAACTGCTCGCGGGAGGGGCACCGCAGTGA
- a CDS encoding universal stress protein, translating into MELPLIVGVDGSEASLMALDWAVDEAARLGLPLRLVYGSLWERYEGAAPPGSPERPSGQVMAENIVGVATERARRRNPEVKVSAEVVPEEAADALLREGNNASALVTGSRGRGELKGLLLGSVSLAVASRAHCPVYVVRGDKAALESTHERILLGAGEPATGGEAARFAFREADARKCTLDVVRAWRCPAHETTDHPMLADAPARHHEERASDLLDELIHDAAADHPGVRVRRDTVEGPARKVLLNRSAAADLVIIGAQRRHGHFGLQLGRLGHTLLHHADCPVAIVPQRV; encoded by the coding sequence ATGGAACTGCCCCTGATAGTGGGTGTCGACGGATCCGAGGCGAGCCTCATGGCGCTCGACTGGGCGGTTGACGAGGCGGCTCGGCTCGGGCTGCCGCTGCGGCTCGTGTACGGCTCCCTGTGGGAGCGCTACGAAGGCGCCGCACCGCCGGGCAGCCCGGAGCGGCCGTCCGGGCAGGTGATGGCGGAGAACATCGTGGGAGTCGCGACCGAGCGCGCCCGGCGGCGCAATCCTGAGGTGAAGGTCTCTGCCGAGGTGGTCCCCGAGGAAGCGGCGGACGCCCTCCTGCGCGAAGGCAACAACGCCTCCGCCCTGGTGACGGGATCGCGCGGCCGCGGCGAACTGAAGGGCCTCCTCCTCGGCTCGGTGAGCCTGGCCGTGGCGTCCCGCGCCCACTGCCCCGTGTACGTGGTTCGCGGCGACAAGGCCGCCCTGGAGAGCACGCACGAGCGGATCCTCCTCGGGGCCGGTGAGCCCGCCACGGGCGGTGAGGCGGCGCGGTTCGCCTTCCGGGAGGCCGATGCACGCAAGTGCACCCTCGACGTCGTACGTGCCTGGCGATGCCCCGCGCACGAGACCACCGACCATCCAATGCTGGCCGACGCGCCGGCGCGCCACCACGAGGAACGGGCATCCGACCTGCTCGACGAGCTGATCCACGACGCCGCGGCGGACCATCCCGGTGTCCGGGTGCGCCGCGACACGGTCGAAGGGCCGGCCCGCAAGGTGCTGCTGAACCGCTCGGCCGCCGCGGACCTCGTGATCATCGGCGCCCAGCGCAGGCACGGCCACTTCGGCCTTCAGCTGGGCCGGTTGGGGCACACGCTGCTGCACCACGCGGACTGTCCCGTGGCGATCGTCCCGCAGCGGGTCTGA
- a CDS encoding hydrogenase maturation protease: protein MARSEEAGTTAGAPGIVVIGVGNEFRHDDGVGWAVIARLTEYRGAGRLPSGTVLETCDGDPGRLLGLWENAGLAIVLDAADAQPAVPGRVHRLALDSTHWGKAGATSSHGLGLGEAVELSRVLGRLPGRLVVYAVEGTDRSLGRGLSAPVAAQVDALVQSVADEIARYRTDTGRPSREDEP from the coding sequence ATGGCCCGGAGTGAGGAAGCAGGGACGACGGCCGGCGCCCCCGGGATCGTGGTCATCGGGGTCGGCAACGAGTTCCGCCACGACGACGGGGTGGGGTGGGCCGTGATCGCACGTCTCACGGAGTACCGAGGCGCCGGACGTCTGCCGTCCGGCACAGTCCTGGAGACCTGCGACGGCGACCCCGGTCGGCTGCTCGGTCTCTGGGAGAACGCCGGGCTGGCCATCGTGCTCGACGCCGCGGACGCCCAGCCAGCTGTCCCCGGTCGCGTCCACCGGCTCGCCCTGGACAGCACACACTGGGGAAAGGCCGGGGCGACGAGTTCCCATGGCCTGGGGCTGGGCGAGGCCGTAGAGCTGTCCCGCGTCCTGGGCCGGCTGCCGGGTCGTCTCGTGGTGTACGCCGTCGAGGGCACCGACAGAAGCCTGGGCAGGGGGCTGTCGGCCCCCGTCGCGGCACAGGTGGACGCCCTGGTGCAGAGCGTGGCGGACGAGATCGCCCGCTATCGCACCGACACCGGGCGTCCTTCCCGTGAGGACGAGCCATGA
- the hypF gene encoding carbamoyltransferase HypF, producing the protein MNERITQRIEVLGRVQGVGFRPFVHRTATALGLDGWVCNINGHVEVTAAGHPAALRELISSLREHPPPLAAVRRIEVTDVSGEETPVEGGFTVRTSQTDPSAAPREIPPDAATCEACLRELFDPGDRRHRYPFINCTGCGPRATVIEDLPYDRERTTMRRFPLCPSCAAEYGDPGDRRFHAEPLACPVCGPRLAWNDLRGEEALQAAVKAVEDGGIVAMKGLGGYQLVCDATDQAAVTELRRRKHRPTKPFAVMVRDLTTARGLAHISAQARDVLTSPQRPVVLVTARSQLPEVHPGTRRIGLFLPTTGLHHLLLRELDRPLVVTSGNLADEPIATDDVEARRALAAVADGFLTHNRPIRARYDDSVVHTVGRATLVLRRARGYAPAPLPLPVPAALPLVGAGAQLKHTFTLAERGRAHLGTHTGDLADAATYDAFETSYADLTRLTGIGPRAVAHDLHPGYLSTQWAQAQPVERRIPVQHHHAHVAAVAAEHGLTDPFVGVAYDGLGLGDDGTLWGGEILVADLTGYRRVGRFARAPLPGGEAAVRHPARMALGYLHGLEPLGVPRPAPWLTRAFTDRLDERESRSVRALIERGVNCPQASSAGRLFDAVASLLGLGDTVSYEGQAAVALESAAGSLRVGALPWRLTLVEGLWVYDPTPTLTALLEGLAAGVPVAEAAAGFHTTVAEVTAALVERAVAADDLHTVCLGGGCFQNRRLLTEVERLLRARGLRILTGNAVPVNDGGISYGQAAVASALLAKEG; encoded by the coding sequence ATGAACGAACGGATCACCCAGCGCATCGAGGTCCTCGGCCGGGTCCAGGGAGTCGGCTTCCGCCCCTTCGTACACCGGACGGCAACCGCGCTCGGCCTCGACGGATGGGTGTGCAACATCAACGGTCATGTAGAGGTGACCGCCGCCGGACACCCCGCTGCTCTGCGCGAGCTGATCTCGAGTCTCCGCGAGCACCCGCCGCCGTTGGCCGCCGTCCGCCGCATCGAGGTGACGGACGTGTCCGGCGAAGAGACACCCGTCGAGGGCGGTTTCACGGTCCGCACGAGCCAGACGGACCCGTCCGCAGCGCCACGCGAGATCCCGCCCGACGCCGCCACGTGCGAGGCCTGCCTGCGGGAGCTGTTCGACCCCGGAGACCGGCGGCACCGCTATCCCTTCATCAACTGCACAGGCTGCGGCCCGCGCGCCACCGTGATCGAGGACCTGCCGTACGACCGCGAGCGCACTACCATGCGCCGCTTCCCCTTGTGCCCCTCGTGCGCGGCCGAATACGGGGATCCCGGCGACCGGCGTTTCCACGCCGAACCGCTGGCCTGCCCCGTGTGCGGGCCCCGCCTCGCCTGGAACGACCTGAGGGGTGAGGAGGCCCTTCAGGCGGCGGTGAAAGCCGTCGAGGACGGCGGCATCGTCGCGATGAAGGGGCTCGGCGGCTACCAGTTGGTGTGCGACGCCACCGATCAAGCGGCGGTGACCGAGCTGCGGCGGCGCAAGCACAGGCCGACCAAGCCGTTCGCCGTGATGGTGCGCGACCTCACGACAGCACGGGGACTGGCACACATCAGCGCGCAGGCGCGAGACGTACTGACCTCCCCGCAGCGACCCGTCGTACTGGTCACGGCACGTTCGCAACTGCCCGAAGTGCACCCCGGCACCCGCCGCATCGGCCTCTTCCTCCCCACCACCGGACTGCACCACCTCCTCCTGCGCGAGCTGGACCGGCCCCTCGTCGTCACCAGCGGCAACCTCGCCGACGAGCCCATCGCCACGGACGATGTCGAAGCCCGACGGGCACTCGCGGCGGTCGCGGATGGATTCCTGACGCACAATCGACCCATCCGCGCCCGCTACGACGACTCCGTCGTCCACACCGTCGGCCGCGCCACCCTCGTACTCCGCCGGGCCCGCGGCTACGCACCCGCGCCCCTTCCGCTGCCGGTTCCCGCCGCACTTCCGCTCGTGGGCGCCGGCGCGCAGCTCAAGCACACCTTCACGCTGGCCGAGCGCGGCCGAGCTCATCTCGGGACGCACACGGGAGATCTCGCCGACGCGGCGACGTACGACGCCTTCGAGACCTCGTACGCGGATCTCACCCGTCTCACCGGCATAGGCCCGCGCGCCGTCGCCCACGATCTGCACCCCGGCTATCTGTCGACACAATGGGCCCAGGCCCAGCCCGTGGAGCGCAGAATCCCCGTGCAGCACCACCACGCGCACGTGGCCGCTGTGGCCGCCGAGCACGGCCTGACCGATCCCTTCGTCGGCGTCGCCTACGACGGCCTCGGCCTCGGCGACGACGGCACACTCTGGGGCGGCGAGATCCTGGTCGCGGACCTGACCGGCTACCGCCGCGTGGGGCGTTTCGCGCGGGCTCCGCTCCCCGGCGGAGAGGCCGCGGTCCGGCACCCCGCTCGGATGGCGCTCGGCTACCTCCACGGGCTGGAGCCGCTGGGTGTGCCCCGGCCCGCGCCCTGGCTCACGCGGGCGTTCACGGACCGCCTCGACGAGCGCGAGTCACGCTCGGTCCGAGCCCTGATCGAGCGCGGGGTCAACTGTCCGCAAGCCTCCAGCGCGGGACGGCTGTTCGACGCCGTCGCGTCCCTGCTCGGCCTGGGGGACACCGTGTCGTACGAGGGACAGGCCGCCGTGGCCCTGGAGAGCGCGGCGGGGTCCTTGCGCGTCGGCGCGCTTCCCTGGCGCCTGACGCTCGTCGAAGGACTGTGGGTGTACGACCCCACACCCACGCTCACCGCACTCCTCGAAGGACTCGCCGCGGGTGTCCCGGTGGCCGAGGCGGCCGCCGGGTTCCACACCACCGTCGCCGAGGTGACCGCGGCGCTGGTCGAGCGTGCCGTCGCCGCCGACGACCTCCACACGGTGTGTCTGGGCGGCGGCTGCTTCCAGAACCGGCGTCTGCTGACCGAGGTGGAGCGACTCCTGCGCGCCCGGGGACTGCGGATCCTGACCGGCAACGCCGTCCCGGTCAATGACGGCGGTATCAGCTATGGGCAGGCGGCGGTAGCGTCCGCTCTGCTCGCGAAGGAAGGGTGA
- a CDS encoding HypC/HybG/HupF family hydrogenase formation chaperone encodes MCLGIPGRITEVHDGAGLRMGTVDFGGVRREVCLAYTPTADVGTYVIVHVGFAITEVDEAEAERTLDVLRAMADAVENELGEPLPGPSQGR; translated from the coding sequence ATGTGCCTGGGTATCCCCGGCCGGATCACAGAGGTCCATGACGGCGCCGGCCTGCGGATGGGCACGGTCGACTTCGGTGGCGTACGGCGCGAGGTGTGCCTGGCCTACACGCCGACGGCGGACGTGGGCACGTACGTCATCGTCCACGTCGGCTTCGCCATCACCGAGGTCGACGAGGCGGAGGCCGAGCGGACCCTCGACGTGCTGCGCGCCATGGCTGACGCGGTGGAAAACGAACTGGGAGAGCCGCTGCCGGGACCTTCGCAAGGGCGTTGA
- a CDS encoding DUF4389 domain-containing protein yields the protein MSTHTTPPVQPARLTADLDPQLSRWLWLVKWLLAIPHYVVLFFLWVAFVGVSVAAFFTIAFTGRYPRALFDFNTGVLRWTWRVAYYAYGALGTDRYPPFTLAEVPDYPAHFDVTYPKHLSRGLVWVKWWLLAIPHYAVLAFLIGGFRVPWAEGGLIGLLTLFAGIALAFTGRYPRGIFDLVIGLNRWVLRTAAYAALLTDVYPPFRLDQGGHEPEYLP from the coding sequence ATGAGCACGCACACCACACCCCCGGTCCAGCCGGCCCGGCTGACCGCGGACCTCGACCCGCAACTGTCCCGCTGGCTCTGGCTGGTGAAGTGGCTGCTCGCCATCCCCCACTACGTCGTCCTGTTCTTCCTGTGGGTGGCGTTCGTGGGCGTGAGCGTGGCGGCGTTCTTCACGATTGCCTTCACCGGCCGCTATCCACGCGCCCTGTTCGACTTCAACACCGGGGTGCTCCGGTGGACCTGGCGCGTCGCCTACTACGCGTACGGCGCTCTCGGCACCGACCGCTATCCGCCGTTCACGCTCGCCGAGGTCCCCGACTACCCGGCGCACTTCGACGTGACGTACCCCAAGCACCTCTCCCGCGGCCTCGTGTGGGTGAAGTGGTGGCTGCTGGCCATCCCCCACTACGCGGTGCTCGCCTTCCTGATCGGCGGATTCCGTGTGCCCTGGGCCGAAGGCGGGCTGATCGGCCTGCTGACCCTGTTCGCCGGAATCGCCCTGGCCTTCACCGGACGCTACCCCCGCGGCATCTTCGACCTCGTGATCGGGCTCAACCGCTGGGTGCTGCGCACCGCCGCCTACGCGGCCCTCCTCACCGACGTGTACCCGCCGTTCCGGCTCGACCAGGGCGGCCACGAACCGGAGTACCTGCCGTGA
- a CDS encoding universal stress protein: MTEPVGNSIVVGIDGSEASMAALRWATEQAHALHAEVVAVHAWEPVGPRFAPYAPVSALPTVTEQRDQAAELLASAVREVFGPRIDSAVRAVLVEGPPEQVLLQQAHGALLLALGRKAHGQHGLPPVGTVGRACLPHATVPVVAVPAADRTASPLRAVGVSSLRRSGAA; this comes from the coding sequence ATGACAGAACCCGTGGGCAACAGCATCGTGGTGGGCATCGACGGGTCGGAGGCGTCCATGGCGGCACTGCGCTGGGCCACCGAGCAGGCTCACGCCCTGCACGCCGAAGTCGTCGCCGTGCACGCCTGGGAACCGGTCGGGCCCCGGTTCGCTCCCTACGCTCCGGTGTCCGCGCTCCCGACGGTCACGGAGCAGCGCGACCAAGCTGCGGAGCTGCTCGCCTCTGCGGTACGAGAGGTCTTCGGTCCACGTATCGACAGCGCCGTACGCGCCGTGCTCGTGGAGGGACCGCCCGAACAGGTGCTGCTCCAACAGGCGCACGGCGCCCTGCTGCTGGCCCTGGGACGCAAGGCTCACGGACAGCACGGGCTGCCCCCGGTCGGCACGGTGGGCCGCGCGTGCCTGCCGCACGCGACGGTCCCCGTGGTCGCAGTGCCCGCCGCCGACCGGACCGCCTCACCGCTCCGGGCTGTCGGTGTGTCGTCGCTCCGGCGGAGCGGTGCCGCGTAG
- a CDS encoding peptidase M52, translating into MRGTPQRPGQPQPAEIDSGRLIRLWDDAELAVVLEPAHARPGHPGRIYRLQLDAAELGRPAAMSPHGLGEAVELARVLGRLPGRLVAYAVDSGDTSLGQGLSEPVATSVEALVRRVEDEIARHRVAAAPDTAGLGAA; encoded by the coding sequence GTGCGCGGCACGCCGCAGAGGCCGGGGCAGCCGCAGCCCGCCGAGATCGATTCCGGCCGGCTGATCCGACTGTGGGACGACGCGGAACTCGCCGTCGTACTGGAGCCCGCACATGCCCGGCCCGGCCATCCCGGCCGCATCTACCGTCTCCAACTGGACGCCGCCGAGCTGGGGCGCCCGGCGGCCATGAGCCCGCACGGTCTCGGTGAGGCCGTGGAACTGGCGCGGGTGCTGGGGCGTCTGCCGGGTCGGCTGGTGGCGTACGCCGTCGACAGCGGGGACACCTCACTCGGCCAGGGGCTTTCCGAGCCGGTTGCGACATCGGTCGAAGCCCTGGTGCGGCGAGTGGAGGACGAGATCGCCCGTCACCGGGTCGCAGCGGCGCCGGACACAGCCGGCCTGGGCGCGGCATGA
- a CDS encoding TOBE domain-containing protein, whose product MLGIRPERFTILSKDDLETPGLELVVDAVEDTGAVVCLHTTAKVGQEATPIIVRTPGRQTCGKGEQLRVTVRPDDIHLFSAKTQLRLDTGERSA is encoded by the coding sequence GTGCTCGGCATCCGACCGGAGCGGTTCACCATCCTGTCGAAGGACGACCTCGAGACTCCGGGCCTGGAGCTCGTGGTCGACGCGGTGGAGGACACCGGCGCCGTGGTCTGTCTGCACACGACCGCCAAGGTCGGCCAGGAGGCCACGCCGATCATCGTCCGGACCCCGGGACGGCAGACGTGCGGCAAGGGGGAGCAGCTGCGCGTCACGGTCCGCCCGGACGACATCCACCTCTTCTCGGCGAAGACGCAGCTCAGGCTGGACACCGGCGAAAGGTCTGCCTGA